The following proteins come from a genomic window of Achromobacter sp. AONIH1:
- the argS gene encoding arginine--tRNA ligase, whose product MLLEQQKQLISLIQAAVAQSLPDAQPNVLLERPKVAAHGDVATNVAMQLAKPAKRNPRELAQAIVDALMAQPDARALVESAEIAGPGFINLRVTPAARQAVIATVAEQGASYGRAPRTGEKILVEFVSANPTGPLHVGHARQAALGDALCRLYDASGWDVTREFYYNDAGNQIENLAISVQARARGLTPDSPEWPADGYKGDYISDIARDFQAGKTLQASDGAPVTASGDIANLDDIRAFAVAYLRREQDLDLQAFGLAFDNYYLESSLYTSGRVEATVKALIAGGHTYEDGGALWLRTTELGTGDDKDRVMRKSEGGYTYFVPDVAYHKAKWERGFHRAVNIQGSDHHGTVARVRAGLQALGEGIPKDYPSYVLHKMVKVMRGGEEVKISKRAGSYVTMRDLIDWVGRDAVRYFLIQRRADTEFVFDVDLALSKSDENPVYYIQYAHARICSVIANAGMPADDVARADAALLTAPTEFALMQRLAEFPQVVALAAQDLSPHHIAFWLRDCASDFHAWYNAERVLVDDTALKLARLRLAATTRQVLANGLELMGVSAPERM is encoded by the coding sequence ATGCTCCTCGAGCAACAGAAACAACTCATTTCCCTGATCCAGGCCGCCGTCGCGCAAAGCCTGCCCGACGCCCAGCCCAACGTGCTGCTGGAGCGCCCCAAGGTCGCCGCCCACGGCGACGTCGCCACCAATGTGGCCATGCAGCTGGCCAAGCCGGCCAAGCGCAATCCGCGCGAGCTGGCCCAGGCCATCGTCGACGCGCTGATGGCGCAGCCCGACGCCCGCGCCCTGGTCGAGAGCGCCGAGATCGCCGGCCCCGGCTTCATCAACCTGCGCGTCACCCCCGCCGCGCGCCAGGCCGTCATCGCGACGGTGGCCGAGCAGGGCGCCTCCTATGGCCGCGCGCCGCGCACGGGCGAGAAGATCCTGGTCGAGTTCGTGTCCGCCAACCCCACCGGCCCGCTGCACGTGGGCCATGCCCGCCAGGCCGCGCTGGGCGACGCCCTCTGCCGCCTGTACGACGCCAGCGGCTGGGACGTGACCCGCGAGTTCTATTACAACGACGCCGGCAACCAGATCGAGAACCTGGCCATCAGCGTGCAGGCCCGCGCCCGCGGCCTGACGCCGGATTCGCCCGAATGGCCCGCCGACGGCTACAAGGGCGACTACATCAGCGACATCGCCCGCGACTTCCAGGCCGGCAAGACGCTGCAGGCCTCCGACGGCGCGCCGGTCACCGCCAGCGGCGACATCGCCAACCTGGACGATATCCGCGCCTTCGCCGTGGCCTACCTGCGCCGCGAACAGGACCTGGACCTGCAGGCCTTCGGCCTGGCGTTCGACAACTACTACCTGGAAAGCTCGCTCTACACCTCCGGCCGCGTCGAGGCCACGGTGAAGGCGCTGATCGCCGGCGGCCACACCTACGAAGACGGCGGCGCGCTGTGGTTGCGCACCACCGAACTGGGCACCGGCGACGACAAAGACCGCGTCATGCGCAAGAGCGAGGGCGGCTACACCTACTTCGTGCCCGACGTGGCCTATCACAAGGCCAAGTGGGAACGCGGTTTCCACCGCGCCGTGAACATCCAGGGCAGCGACCACCATGGCACCGTGGCGCGCGTGCGCGCCGGCCTGCAGGCGCTGGGAGAGGGCATCCCGAAGGACTACCCGTCCTACGTGCTGCACAAGATGGTCAAGGTCATGCGCGGCGGCGAAGAGGTCAAGATCTCCAAGCGCGCCGGCAGCTACGTCACCATGCGCGACCTGATCGACTGGGTCGGCCGCGACGCGGTGCGCTACTTCCTGATCCAGCGCCGCGCCGACACCGAGTTCGTGTTCGACGTGGACCTGGCGTTGTCCAAGAGCGACGAGAACCCCGTCTACTACATCCAGTACGCGCACGCCCGCATCTGCTCGGTGATCGCCAACGCCGGCATGCCGGCCGACGACGTGGCCCGCGCCGACGCCGCGCTGCTGACCGCGCCCACCGAATTCGCGCTGATGCAGCGCCTGGCCGAGTTCCCGCAAGTGGTGGCCCTGGCCGCCCAGGATCTGTCGCCGCACCACATCGCCTTCTGGCTGCGCGATTGCGCGTCCGACTTCCACGCCTGGTACAACGCCGAGCGCGTGCTGGTCGACGACACCGCCCTGAAGCTGGCGCGCCTGCGCCTGGCCGCCACCACCCGCCAGGTGCTGGCCAACGGCCTGGAGCTGATGGGCGTGTCGGCGCCGGAGCGGATGTAA
- a CDS encoding DUF1840 domain-containing protein, whose translation MLITFHSKVVAEVLMLTDHAGALLQAAGKSFGDKIPERGVFTADQLGPAIQGIERAIADYQKSGHDDDEDDDKQPVAPMARAVGLKERAFPLLDMMRQSQAAGAEVTWEVSRGW comes from the coding sequence ATGCTGATCACTTTTCATTCCAAGGTCGTGGCCGAAGTGCTGATGTTGACCGACCACGCCGGCGCGCTGCTGCAGGCCGCGGGCAAGTCCTTCGGGGACAAGATTCCGGAACGCGGCGTGTTCACCGCGGACCAGCTCGGCCCGGCCATCCAGGGCATCGAGCGCGCCATCGCCGACTACCAGAAGAGCGGCCATGATGACGACGAGGACGACGACAAGCAGCCGGTGGCGCCGATGGCGCGCGCCGTGGGCCTGAAGGAACGCGCCTTTCCGCTGCTGGACATGATGCGCCAGTCGCAGGCCGCCGGCGCCGAAGTCACCTGGGAAGTGTCGCGCGGCTGGTAG
- a CDS encoding GntR family transcriptional regulator — MNIELTDPSLDTDVAGCDGPALSVSERTYQALLDRIAARQIGPGEVLEERRLAEELNVSRTPMRAALNRLLGEGILKRLSNGSVVVHAFGVTELLELLQIRQLLEGQAAAMAAGRIPGDKLAAVKARLEDVMRHSAAGGESTWTADNEVHELVAAYCGNKSMAAMIADARRRARLCNVERLSQRAVQARAEHLAIVLALQAGDAERARATMTAHLGAVRRAFARTLGYLPHED, encoded by the coding sequence ATGAACATCGAACTGACCGATCCTTCCCTCGACACGGACGTCGCCGGCTGCGACGGCCCGGCGTTGAGCGTGTCCGAACGCACCTACCAGGCCCTGCTCGACCGCATCGCGGCGCGCCAGATCGGCCCGGGCGAAGTGCTGGAAGAGCGCCGCCTGGCCGAAGAACTGAACGTGTCGCGCACGCCCATGCGGGCCGCGCTGAACCGGCTGCTGGGCGAAGGCATCCTCAAGCGCCTGTCCAATGGCTCCGTGGTGGTCCATGCCTTCGGCGTGACCGAATTGCTGGAGCTGCTGCAGATCCGCCAGCTGCTGGAAGGCCAGGCCGCCGCCATGGCGGCCGGCCGGATTCCCGGCGACAAGCTGGCGGCGGTCAAGGCGCGGCTGGAAGACGTGATGCGCCACAGCGCGGCCGGGGGCGAGTCCACCTGGACCGCCGACAACGAGGTGCACGAGCTGGTGGCCGCCTATTGCGGCAACAAGTCCATGGCCGCCATGATCGCCGACGCGCGCCGGCGCGCGCGCCTGTGCAACGTCGAGCGCCTGTCGCAGCGCGCGGTGCAGGCGCGGGCCGAGCACCTGGCCATCGTGCTGGCGCTGCAGGCCGGCGACGCCGAACGGGCGCGCGCGACCATGACGGCGCACCTGGGCGCCGTGCGGCGTGCGTTCGCGCGCACGCTGGGGTATCTGCCGCATGAAGACTGA
- a CDS encoding ureidoglycolate lyase, which produces MKTDAARLARCIVAEPLTSQAFAEFGEVVEHAGNERRRHLALPYAHSAPAARTAIWVSRVDGAIPQPCPVLLLERHPYSSQTFIPLDNTPYLVVVAPDDAQGEPDLERLRAFVASGSQGVCYRTGVWHQGLSALRAPAQFAVTMTLTGAGDDDVFWKVPNSVSIAIDCTLPASRPAR; this is translated from the coding sequence ATGAAGACTGACGCCGCGCGCCTGGCGCGTTGCATCGTCGCCGAACCGCTGACATCGCAGGCCTTCGCCGAATTCGGCGAAGTGGTGGAGCATGCCGGCAATGAACGCCGCAGGCATCTGGCCCTGCCCTACGCGCACTCGGCGCCGGCCGCGCGCACGGCCATCTGGGTCAGCCGGGTGGATGGCGCCATACCCCAGCCCTGCCCGGTGCTGCTGCTGGAACGTCATCCGTATTCCTCGCAGACCTTCATCCCGCTGGACAACACCCCCTATCTCGTCGTCGTGGCGCCGGACGACGCGCAGGGCGAGCCGGACCTGGAACGGCTGCGCGCCTTCGTCGCCAGCGGCAGCCAGGGCGTGTGCTATCGGACTGGCGTCTGGCACCAGGGCCTGTCGGCGCTGCGCGCGCCGGCCCAGTTCGCCGTGACCATGACCTTGACCGGCGCCGGCGACGACGATGTGTTCTGGAAGGTGCCGAACAGCGTCTCCATCGCCATCGACTGCACCCTGCCCGCATCCCGCCCTGCGCGTTGA
- a CDS encoding allantoinase PuuE, with translation MQPDHPHLRRDFVGYGSDLPHARWPGDARIALNLCVNYEEGGELSVPDGDEASESALTEGGGGGFAGRDLAAESMFEYGSRVGFWRVARLLQARGMPATIFGCGLALERNPQVCAAIRDAGWDVCAHGWRWERHQTLTEAEERERIRRTVASIEASVGARPLGWYCRYGPSVNTRRLVAEEGGFLYDSDAYNDELPYYVQVHGRPHLVLPYGLANNDAKFIRGGMATGQDFFEYLKDAFDMLYREGAQRPRMMSVGLHLRLVGHPGRAAGLERFLDHVARQSGVWVCGRADIARHWLATHPPR, from the coding sequence ATGCAACCTGATCATCCCCACCTGCGGCGCGACTTCGTCGGCTACGGATCCGACCTGCCCCACGCGCGATGGCCCGGCGACGCCCGCATCGCGCTGAACCTCTGCGTCAACTACGAAGAAGGCGGCGAGCTGTCCGTGCCGGACGGCGACGAGGCCTCGGAATCGGCGCTGACCGAAGGCGGGGGCGGCGGCTTCGCCGGCCGCGACCTGGCGGCCGAATCCATGTTCGAGTACGGCAGCCGCGTCGGCTTCTGGCGCGTCGCGCGGCTGCTGCAAGCGCGCGGCATGCCGGCCACCATCTTCGGTTGCGGGCTGGCGCTGGAACGCAACCCGCAGGTCTGCGCCGCCATCCGCGACGCCGGCTGGGACGTGTGCGCGCACGGCTGGCGCTGGGAGCGCCACCAGACGCTGACCGAGGCCGAAGAGCGCGAGCGCATCCGCCGCACCGTCGCCTCGATCGAGGCCTCGGTCGGCGCGCGTCCGTTGGGCTGGTATTGCCGCTACGGTCCCAGCGTCAACACGCGCAGGCTGGTGGCCGAGGAAGGCGGCTTCCTGTACGACTCCGACGCCTACAACGACGAGCTGCCCTACTACGTGCAGGTGCATGGCCGCCCGCATCTGGTGCTGCCCTATGGCCTGGCCAACAACGACGCCAAGTTCATTCGCGGCGGCATGGCCACGGGCCAGGATTTCTTTGAATACCTGAAGGACGCGTTCGACATGCTGTACCGCGAAGGCGCGCAGCGGCCCCGCATGATGTCGGTGGGCCTGCATCTGCGGCTGGTGGGTCATCCCGGCCGCGCGGCGGGCCTGGAACGTTTTCTGGATCATGTGGCGCGCCAGTCCGGCGTATGGGTCTGCGGCCGCGCCGACATCGCACGCCACTGGCTGGCCACGCATCCGCCGCGCTAG
- a CDS encoding tripartite tricarboxylate transporter substrate binding protein, producing MNLWVQSKLGLFAGILALATVAPSAALAQQGYPDKPIRLVTPFPPGGAADTLARALAKSLSEAHGATVVVENRAGAGGTIGTASVAKAAPDGYTLLLGNVSTLATAPSLYTKLTYDPLKDFTPLTLVGRSPLVFAVNPGVKANNLKELIAAATAQPGALDYGSSGAGSITHLTGELLNVNTKGAMVHVPYKGSAPVVMAMVSGELDMGVTQVAEMLQQYRAKQVRALAITGNQRLSAIPEVPTAAEAGVTGLDATTWYAVVAPQGLPQPVIDKLQPMLVKALDNPDMKKRFAEEGLILESSTPEALKDLMRSDIPKWAEVVKRAGVKLD from the coding sequence ATGAACCTGTGGGTCCAAAGCAAGCTCGGGTTGTTTGCCGGCATTCTGGCGCTCGCCACCGTCGCGCCTTCCGCCGCGCTTGCCCAGCAGGGCTACCCCGACAAGCCCATCCGGTTGGTCACGCCCTTCCCGCCAGGCGGCGCGGCCGACACGCTGGCGCGCGCGCTGGCCAAGAGCCTGAGCGAAGCCCATGGGGCCACCGTGGTGGTCGAGAACCGCGCCGGCGCGGGCGGCACCATCGGCACGGCGTCGGTGGCCAAGGCCGCGCCCGACGGCTACACGCTGCTGCTGGGCAACGTCTCCACGCTGGCGACCGCGCCCAGCCTGTACACCAAGCTCACCTATGATCCGCTGAAGGACTTCACGCCGCTTACGCTGGTGGGCCGCAGCCCGCTGGTCTTCGCCGTGAACCCGGGCGTCAAGGCCAACAACCTGAAAGAACTGATCGCCGCCGCCACGGCGCAGCCCGGCGCGCTGGACTATGGCTCGTCGGGCGCAGGCAGCATCACGCACCTGACGGGCGAGCTGCTCAACGTCAACACCAAGGGCGCGATGGTGCACGTGCCCTACAAGGGCAGCGCGCCCGTGGTCATGGCGATGGTGTCGGGCGAGCTGGACATGGGCGTGACCCAGGTGGCCGAGATGCTGCAGCAATACCGCGCCAAGCAGGTGCGCGCGCTGGCCATCACCGGCAATCAGCGCCTGTCAGCCATTCCCGAGGTGCCCACGGCCGCTGAGGCAGGCGTGACGGGCCTGGACGCCACCACCTGGTACGCGGTCGTCGCGCCCCAGGGCCTGCCGCAGCCGGTCATCGACAAGCTGCAGCCCATGCTCGTGAAGGCGCTGGACAATCCCGACATGAAAAAGCGCTTCGCCGAGGAAGGGCTGATCCTGGAATCCTCGACGCCCGAGGCGCTGAAGGACCTGATGCGCAGCGACATCCCGAAGTGGGCCGAGGTAGTCAAGCGCGCCGGCGTGAAACTAGACTAA
- a CDS encoding carbohydrate ABC transporter permease, with amino-acid sequence MKDKLDTLGAWALGLLWILPLAYAMWAAFHPPAYATRFDLFAPLTLDNFVRAWNAAPFPRYFLNTFLLVTMVLAAQLVLSTLAGYAFARFEFRGRDFVFMLVLLQLMIMPDVLLVENYRSMSQLGIRDTVFAIGLPYFASAFGIFLLRQTFKTVPRELEEAARMEGANALQVLMKVYVPLAKPIYVAYGLVSVSHHWNNFLWPLIITNSVESRPLTVGLQVFSSTDQGIDWSVITAATLMSAAPLLIAFLLFQRQFVQSFMRAGIR; translated from the coding sequence ATGAAAGACAAGCTAGACACCCTGGGCGCCTGGGCGCTGGGCCTGCTGTGGATCCTGCCGCTGGCCTACGCCATGTGGGCCGCCTTCCATCCGCCGGCCTACGCGACCCGCTTCGACCTGTTCGCGCCGCTGACGCTGGACAACTTCGTGCGCGCGTGGAATGCGGCGCCTTTCCCGCGCTACTTCCTCAACACCTTCCTGCTGGTCACGATGGTGCTGGCCGCGCAGCTGGTGCTGTCCACGCTGGCCGGCTACGCCTTCGCGCGTTTCGAGTTCCGTGGCCGCGACTTTGTCTTCATGCTGGTGCTGCTGCAGCTGATGATCATGCCGGACGTGCTGCTGGTCGAGAACTACCGCTCGATGAGCCAACTGGGCATACGCGACACGGTGTTCGCCATCGGCCTGCCGTACTTCGCCTCGGCCTTCGGCATCTTCCTCCTGCGCCAGACCTTCAAGACAGTGCCGCGCGAACTGGAAGAGGCCGCGCGCATGGAAGGCGCCAACGCGCTGCAGGTGCTGATGAAGGTCTATGTGCCGCTGGCCAAGCCGATCTACGTGGCCTACGGGCTGGTGTCGGTCAGCCACCACTGGAACAACTTCCTGTGGCCGCTGATCATCACCAACTCGGTGGAATCGCGCCCGCTGACCGTGGGACTGCAGGTGTTCTCGTCGACCGACCAGGGCATCGACTGGTCCGTCATCACGGCCGCCACGCTGATGTCCGCCGCCCCGCTGCTGATTGCGTTCCTGCTGTTCCAGCGCCAGTTCGTGCAGTCGTTCATGCGTGCGGGAATAAGGTAG
- a CDS encoding carbohydrate ABC transporter permease, which yields MSRSLNALYGWLLLLPAVVLLAAFTHYPALATLWHSFYSTPKGARPARYVGLDNYAVMRDDPVFWQSLWNNLWFALGTIPTSIGIALIMALWVNRNLAGRGFLRMAYFTPTVLPMVAVANIWLFFYTPQYGLIAQVMQLFGAPGPNWLGDRATALPALMLVTVWKEAGFFMIFYLAALQTVSPSLREAAMLEGASRWQYFRRVLWPLLMPTTLFVLINALINAFRLVDHVVVMTKGGPDNASTLLLYYIYQVGFSFWDTAYAATLTVVLLVVLALTALIKFRWLDRRTHYQ from the coding sequence ATGAGCCGCTCTTTGAATGCGCTTTACGGCTGGCTGTTACTGCTGCCAGCCGTCGTGCTGCTCGCCGCGTTCACGCACTACCCGGCGCTGGCGACGCTTTGGCACAGCTTCTACTCCACGCCCAAGGGCGCGCGTCCGGCCCGCTATGTCGGGCTGGACAACTACGCGGTCATGCGCGACGACCCGGTGTTCTGGCAATCGCTGTGGAACAACCTGTGGTTCGCGCTGGGCACTATTCCCACCTCGATCGGCATCGCGCTGATCATGGCGCTCTGGGTCAACCGCAACCTCGCGGGGCGCGGTTTCCTGCGCATGGCCTACTTCACGCCGACGGTACTGCCCATGGTGGCGGTGGCCAACATCTGGCTGTTCTTCTACACGCCGCAGTACGGCCTGATCGCCCAGGTGATGCAGCTGTTCGGCGCGCCCGGCCCCAACTGGCTGGGCGACCGCGCCACGGCGCTGCCGGCGCTGATGCTGGTCACGGTGTGGAAGGAGGCGGGCTTCTTCATGATCTTCTACCTGGCCGCGCTGCAGACGGTGTCGCCGTCGCTGCGCGAGGCGGCCATGCTGGAAGGCGCGTCGCGCTGGCAGTATTTCCGGCGCGTGCTGTGGCCGCTGCTCATGCCCACCACGCTGTTCGTGCTGATCAATGCGCTGATCAACGCCTTCCGCCTGGTCGACCACGTGGTCGTGATGACCAAGGGCGGGCCCGACAACGCCAGCACGCTGCTGCTGTACTACATCTACCAGGTGGGTTTCAGCTTCTGGGACACCGCCTACGCCGCCACGCTGACCGTGGTGCTGCTGGTGGTGCTGGCGCTGACCGCGCTGATCAAGTTCCGCTGGCTGGACCGCAGGACGCACTACCAATGA